In Desulfuromonadaceae bacterium, a single genomic region encodes these proteins:
- the ppdK gene encoding pyruvate, phosphate dikinase: MAKQHVYFFGDGHAEGDGRMKNLLGGKGANLAEMTSIGLPVPAGFTLTTEVCTEYYANDRNYPAGLTEEVQSNLERVEQLMGKKFGDATNPLLVSVRSGARASMPGMMDTVLNLGLNDTTVQGVIAQSGDERFAYDSYRRFIQMYSNVVMGMPGEELEDILHDMKENKGVKEDTHLSAADLKQLVTLFKNKVRGELGKEFPDDPKEQLWGAISAVFSSWMNARAITYRRLNNIPAEWGTAVNVQSMVFGNMGDNCATGVAFTRDPSTGENYFYGEYLVNAQGEDVVAGIRTPQPINKAKHKPGDLPAMEDVLPECYAQLAKIRDILEKHYRDMQDIEFTIEKHKLYMLQTRNGKRTAKAAVRIAVDMVKEGLISENEAVLRVAPEQLDQLLHPSLDPAAEKIVVAKGLPASPGAASGKIIFTADEAEAEAKLNRKVILVRVETSPEDIHGMHAAQGILTARGGMTSHAAVVARGMGKCCVAGCGDIKVDYRNETITTVKGDVFKKGEIITLDGSTGEVMRGEVPTVQPQLSGEFGELMVWADNIRTMKVRTNADTPHDAQVARDFGAEGIGLCRTEHMFFEGDRIMAVREMILAEDVEGRKKALEKILPMQKGDFLGLFRVMKGLPVTIRLLDPPLHEFLPHTDKEIDALSKDIGVPAATLKAKVEALHEFNPMLGHRGCRLAITYPEIYDMQVQAIMEAACELNKNEGYAIIPEIMIPLVSEVRELAVLRANAIKVADAVIARYGVKVEYLIGTMIELPRAALTADVIAAEAEFFSFGTNDLTQTTYGLSRDDAGRFLPFYVEKDLFPNDPFVAIDQEGVGLLVKMGCEKGRAGRPGIKLGICGEHGGEPSSVIFCHQIGLDYVSCSPFRVPIARLAAAHAVLLEK, from the coding sequence ATGGCAAAGCAACATGTGTATTTCTTTGGTGACGGTCATGCCGAGGGTGATGGCCGCATGAAAAATCTGCTCGGTGGCAAAGGTGCCAACCTGGCGGAAATGACTTCCATCGGCCTGCCGGTTCCGGCCGGTTTTACTCTTACCACAGAAGTTTGCACCGAATACTACGCCAATGACCGGAATTATCCGGCGGGGCTGACTGAAGAAGTTCAATCCAACCTGGAGCGTGTCGAGCAATTGATGGGGAAAAAATTTGGTGATGCCACCAACCCGCTCCTGGTTTCGGTGCGTTCCGGTGCCCGGGCTTCGATGCCAGGAATGATGGATACCGTCCTCAATCTCGGTCTCAACGATACCACGGTGCAGGGCGTGATTGCCCAGAGCGGAGACGAACGCTTTGCCTACGACTCCTATCGACGTTTTATTCAGATGTATTCAAACGTCGTCATGGGGATGCCCGGTGAAGAGCTGGAAGATATCCTCCACGATATGAAAGAAAATAAAGGGGTCAAAGAGGATACGCACCTCAGCGCCGCAGACCTCAAACAACTGGTCACCCTGTTCAAAAACAAGGTCAGGGGGGAACTTGGCAAGGAGTTCCCTGACGATCCCAAAGAGCAGCTGTGGGGAGCGATCAGTGCCGTTTTCAGTTCCTGGATGAACGCCCGCGCCATCACCTACCGGCGGCTGAATAACATTCCGGCCGAATGGGGGACTGCCGTCAACGTCCAGTCGATGGTTTTCGGCAACATGGGGGACAACTGTGCGACCGGCGTCGCCTTTACCCGTGACCCCTCAACCGGTGAAAACTACTTCTACGGCGAATATCTGGTCAATGCGCAGGGCGAGGATGTGGTGGCGGGGATTCGCACGCCACAGCCGATCAACAAAGCCAAACACAAACCAGGCGACCTGCCCGCCATGGAAGATGTCTTGCCGGAATGCTACGCGCAGTTGGCAAAAATTCGCGATATCCTTGAAAAACACTATCGTGACATGCAAGATATCGAATTTACGATCGAAAAACACAAGCTTTACATGCTGCAAACGCGCAACGGCAAGCGCACCGCCAAGGCCGCGGTACGCATCGCCGTCGATATGGTCAAGGAAGGGCTGATCAGTGAAAATGAGGCCGTGCTGCGTGTTGCCCCCGAGCAACTCGATCAATTGTTGCATCCGTCACTCGATCCTGCCGCCGAAAAAATCGTTGTTGCCAAAGGGCTCCCCGCTTCTCCCGGCGCGGCTTCAGGAAAAATCATCTTCACCGCCGATGAAGCTGAAGCGGAGGCCAAACTCAACCGCAAGGTTATCCTGGTTCGCGTTGAAACCAGCCCCGAAGACATCCACGGCATGCACGCCGCCCAGGGCATCCTCACTGCCCGTGGCGGGATGACCTCGCACGCGGCGGTCGTCGCCCGTGGCATGGGGAAATGTTGTGTTGCCGGGTGCGGCGACATTAAAGTTGATTACCGCAACGAAACCATCACCACGGTCAAAGGGGATGTTTTCAAAAAAGGTGAGATCATCACTCTTGACGGTTCGACCGGTGAAGTGATGCGCGGCGAGGTCCCCACCGTTCAACCGCAACTGTCCGGTGAATTCGGTGAGCTGATGGTCTGGGCCGACAACATCCGCACCATGAAGGTCCGCACCAACGCCGACACTCCGCACGACGCCCAGGTGGCCCGCGATTTCGGGGCCGAGGGGATCGGCTTGTGTCGCACCGAGCACATGTTCTTTGAAGGCGACCGGATCATGGCGGTCCGCGAAATGATTCTTGCCGAAGATGTTGAAGGGCGCAAGAAAGCCCTCGAAAAAATCCTGCCGATGCAAAAAGGTGATTTCCTCGGACTCTTCCGGGTCATGAAAGGTCTGCCGGTCACCATCCGCCTGCTCGACCCGCCGTTGCATGAATTCCTGCCGCACACCGACAAGGAAATTGATGCCCTGTCAAAGGACATCGGCGTTCCCGCGGCGACACTCAAAGCCAAGGTTGAAGCGTTGCACGAATTCAATCCGATGCTCGGCCACCGTGGCTGCCGTCTGGCCATCACCTACCCCGAAATCTATGACATGCAGGTTCAGGCGATCATGGAAGCCGCCTGCGAACTGAACAAAAACGAGGGGTACGCCATCATCCCCGAAATCATGATTCCGCTGGTCAGCGAAGTGCGTGAACTGGCGGTGCTGCGCGCCAACGCCATCAAGGTCGCGGATGCCGTGATCGCCCGCTACGGCGTGAAGGTTGAGTATCTGATCGGAACAATGATCGAACTGCCGCGCGCCGCATTGACCGCCGACGTGATTGCGGCCGAAGCCGAATTCTTCTCCTTTGGCACCAACGACCTGACCCAGACCACCTACGGGCTGTCACGCGATGATGCCGGGAGATTCCTGCCCTTCTACGTCGAGAAAGACCTTTTCCCGAACGACCCCTTCGTTGCCATCGATCAGGAAGGGGTTGGCCTGCTGGTCAAGATGGGGTGTGAGAAAGGGCGCGCCGGACGACCGGGGATCAAGCTCGGCATTTGCGGTGAGCACGGCGGGGAACCGTCGTCGGTCATTTTCTGCCATCAAATTGGCCTCGACTACGTTTCCTGCTCGCCGTTCCGGGTACCGATCGCCCGCCTCGCGGCGGCACATGCGGTCTTGCTGGAAAAATAA